The following proteins are encoded in a genomic region of Arachis stenosperma cultivar V10309 chromosome 4, arast.V10309.gnm1.PFL2, whole genome shotgun sequence:
- the LOC130974966 gene encoding serine/threonine-protein phosphatase 7 long form homolog has translation MLNMASRMLICDHYMPPDPYDPIVEGHLRETGFYYISQIGVVQCQSALVSALIERWRPETHTFHFSIGECSVTLEDVAVIFGLPTNGLPVTGPTMSSYEALEVECLHHFGVAPRKTECRGSFVKLTWFRRLRQHIVLDNDIQIQRYVKCHIMLLFGTIMFGDKSAAGVHWKFLPLLRNFGGIREFSWGSACLAHLYRALCRATRVNCKEIDGPLTLLLTWAWIRLPFLSPIPGNPRVFPLANRWRNWDRDERAYRYHSLAHYRRVLDDLQEGQFVWEAYAVDRTVAGLIPADILHHSVIWRKEEVAL, from the exons ATGCTAAACATG GCTTCGCGAATGTTAATATGTGATCATTATATGCCACCGGATCCATATGATCCAATTGTGGAGGGGCATTTGCGGGAGACTGGATTTTATTACATTTCGCAGATTGGAGTTGTCCAATGTCAATCGGCATTGGTTAGTGCTTTGATCGAGAGATGGCGGCCCGAGACGCATACTTTCCATTTTTCAATTGGCGAGTGTTCCGTGACGTTGGAGGATGTGGCGGTAATTTTTGGGCTTCCGACAAATGGTCTTCCAGTTACAGGACCGACTATGAGTAGTTATGAGGCGTTAGAGGTTGAATGCCTCCATCATTTTGGTGTTGCACCCAGAAAGACAGAATGTAGAGGAAGTTTTGTAAAGTTGACTTGGTTTCGGAGACTAAGACAACATATAGTCTTAGATAATGATATTCAGATTCAGAGGTATGTAAAGTGTCACATAATGTTATTATTTGGGACCATTATGTTTGGGGACAAGTCTGCGGCAGGAGTGCACTGGAAATTTCTGCCATTGCTCCGTAACTTTGGCGGGATTAGAGAGTTTAGTTGGGGTTCGGCATGTTTGGCGCACTTGTATAGAGCATTGTGTAGGGCTACTCGTGTCAACTGCAAGGAGATTGATGGACCGCTGACCCTTCTGCTTACCTGGGCTTGGATTCGTTTACCATTTCTCTCGCCTATACCAGGCAATCCTCGAGTCTTTCCGCTTGCTAATAG ATGGCGTAATTGGGACCGAGATGAACGGGCTTATAGATATCATTCTCTGGCGCACTATAGGAGGGTATTGGACGATCTGCAGGAAGGACAA TTTGTTTGGGAGGCTTATGCAGTTGACCGCACTGTGGCGGGTCTGATTCCGGCTGACATACTCCACCACTCGGTTATTTGGAGGAAGGAGGAAGTAGCCCTTTAA